From a single Loxodonta africana isolate mLoxAfr1 chromosome 9, mLoxAfr1.hap2, whole genome shotgun sequence genomic region:
- the LOC100665300 gene encoding interferon omega-1-like — protein MAFLLFLLTALVVFGCGPAPSLGCDLSKKHTLTSKKTFVVLDQMRRLSPFSCLKERKDFRFPQEMVDGSQLQKAQVISVLHEMLQQIFNLFHTKDSSAAWNTTLLDQLHSGLYLQLEDLEACLVQVMEEEESVLAIESSALAVKRYFQGIHSYLKEKEYSDCAWEIVRVEIKRSFSSSTNLQERLRRKHGDMGSS, from the coding sequence ATGGCTTTCCTGCTCTTTCTACtgacagccctggtggtgttcGGCTGTGGCCCTGCTCCATCTCTGGGCTGTGACCTGTCTAAGAAACACACCCTGACTAGTAAGAAGACCTTTGTGGTTCTGGACCAAATGAGGAGACTCTCCCCTTTCTCCTGCCTGAAGGAAAGAAAGGACTTCAGATTCCCCCAGGAGATGGTGGATGGCAGCCAGCTCCAGAAGGCCCAGGTCATCTCTGTCCTCCACGAGATGCTCCAGCAGATCTTCAACCTCTTCCACACAAAGGACTCCTCTGCTGCTTGGAACACAACCCTCCTGGACCAACTCCACAGTGGACTCTATCTACAGCTGGAAGATCTGGAGGCCTGCTTAGTGCAGGTAATGGAAGAGGAAGAATCTGTCCTGGCGATTGAGAGCTCTGCACTGGCTGTGAAGAGGTACTTCCAGGGAATCCATTCCTATCTGAAAGAGAAGGAATACAGTGACTGTGCCTGGGAAATTGTCAGAGTGGAAATCAAGAGATCCTTCTCTTCATCGACAAACTTGCAAGAAAGATTAAGAAGAAAGCATGGAGACATGGGTTCATCTTGA